A DNA window from Comamonas sp. 26 contains the following coding sequences:
- a CDS encoding DUF4148 domain-containing protein, with amino-acid sequence MAHRKIFASLTAAAAMATVMAMPGVAVADTYWHPTNNEAGVKVYPEHFKSSRTRDQVREEAANAVREGGDNRLRSGNYPAEAKGTEPEKTRQQVIDELIKETPSQRDARNQAIAG; translated from the coding sequence ATGGCTCACCGTAAAATTTTTGCATCTCTCACCGCCGCAGCCGCAATGGCAACCGTTATGGCAATGCCTGGCGTCGCAGTCGCAGATACGTACTGGCACCCCACAAATAATGAGGCTGGTGTAAAAGTATACCCCGAGCATTTCAAGAGCTCTCGAACCCGTGACCAAGTTCGTGAAGAAGCAGCGAATGCCGTACGAGAGGGCGGGGACAATCGACTGCGCAGCGGAAACTACCCAGCTGAGGCGAAAGGTACGGAGCCCGAAAAGACACGTCAGCAAGTTATCGACGAACTGATTAAAGAAACCCCTTCGCAGCGAGATGCTCGTAACCAAGCTATAGCTGGGTAA